Proteins encoded within one genomic window of Komagataella phaffii GS115 chromosome 3, complete sequence:
- a CDS encoding Subunit of the Nup84p subcomplex of the nuclear pore complex (NPC) translates to MSSIFAARKEFLDHQTEVSDKSPSSQGGVSDVSDFQLIELTRIDQYSVSKLPSQPAFLRNYARWDESEHVYEGTVDSQLGYGLVVSNKSVYVWNYNSKETVPVTIAFDVEQKDDIPWKAVLVDSLPRKFNERASDPGLLLFNSSTGLVKYFEEISSSPSVGILNNKIIEHQLPLSGEFITKTDYYKQVGVIVSTSKRRVFLLRLKDSAGKPFISHMEIQHQQTSFLSGLLHRQTYHSYSKLETPKIVSTKLLKGNLSTNSIVILDSEGSLSIVDCNRDSVSQLVGLNLKDRLTSSLAEVYPHVGYSFKVHDIAQLEQPSDFLILCSFHKEPITDERYLMLLTIQIQKDDILINASYKINSHYSNSKETPTLYISSAKNTAFVVSGNSIILMDLFSSIDKITRLERKWEDAVNLKNEISILGTSSKNSGPSDGNTLYVLTKQSGILQICRFLSHLSDETENDNILDGMELIKSHIEQAIYYGGMQTNPLNFDSNKFRDGKEVEKAIIEVADEILLNTSEYLPQFAPVLVDYLKKKGEIMNRLCQLIAAIKDISDQVKLKVLFDYEKLTTLTSFYQEVSQDSKLTKLLISVINDKYGIQPDDALNKFVLYHANDVIDVMKAVFKQCPNQTILKVFDPVALSFLNLESELKYSLFKVSRYSSEITLSHPIFLKETGLLLLIDKALQDLPTSKEYHDLLFDVSRFLYYTFNDLILWNRNENQKSISEAIQSIFDRKRIVNLLIYLRQHSDILEMAEQFQDFITVLDVLDDQRETINSQIKCDLTPEIERKQAALLLKFHHFFETYGFHFASTLYQYYIDNHKPKVALLGFPEFDHYLEQFFEQNSDRLGKLAWIRDLIYKDYFSAAQRLVNEASEDQDEPMAHKKLQLSLAKLSILSIGNSTSLLENLLENIDINLSLINLQEILAEELSKLIISKKDISKFTQSVQPLMKQSLEKSLERMLDRKSLTISSLLEVLTLIDPVTNSLEMNCYHAFKVLALLYTSNSTVPYFLKECENLVWKRLLLKEDWSKLSNTENKSESYISELLEKSSFSRIIKRLVNHGYINTKNPTDSVIRRPSAELLDSLTKEYTLNEIKVLRSGNGSANEYDYEDDSEENEKLNALRKEYNNESAELKALIEEYEIADWIETVMFSQ, encoded by the coding sequence ATGTCTTCAATATTCGCAGCAAGAAAGGAATTTCTGGACCATCAGACAGAGGTCAGTGATAAGAGCCCGAGCTCTCAAGGGGGCGTTTCGGACGTGAGCGATTTTCAACTAATTGAACTGACGAGGATAGATCAATACTCAGTCAGTAAACTTCCTTCGCAGCCTGcatttttgagaaattACGCCCGTTGGGACGAATCTGAACATGTTTACGAAGGGACTGTTGATTCTCAACTTGGATATGGACTGGTGGTGTCAAACAAATCTGTTTATGTTTGGAATTATAATAGTAAAGAAACAGTCCCTGTAACAATTGCATTTGACGTGGAACAGAAAGATGATATACCCTGGAAGGCAGTGCTGGTAGACTCCTTGCCAAGAAAATTCAATGAAAGAGCTAGTGATCCTGGCTTATTGCTATTCAACAGCTCTACGGGATTGGTGAAGTACTTCGAAGAGATCAGTAGTTCGCCATCTGTAGGGATTCTAAACAACAAAATTATTGAACACCAACTTCCATTAAGTGGCGAGTTTATCACTAAAACAGATTATTACAAGCAGGTAGGAGTCATTGTTTCTACTTCAAAAAGGAGAGTGTTTTTACTGCGGCTCAAAGATTCTGCTGGCAAACCATTTATATCACACATGGAAAtacaacatcaacaaaCGTCATTTTTGAGTGGCCTGCTTCACAGACAAACATATCACTCATATTCTAAATTGGAAACACCGAAAATTGTAAGCACTAAGTTACTTAAAGGGAATCTTTCCACAAACAGCATTGTAATCTTAGATTCAGAAGGTTCTCTATCAATTGTCGATTGCAATAGAGACTCCGTTTCTCAGCTGGTTGgcttgaatttgaaagaccGTTTAACTTCATCTTTAGCTGAAGTGTATCCTCATGTTGGTTATTCATTCAAAGTCCATGACATTGCACAACTGGAACAGCCCAGCGATTTTCTTATCTTGTGTTCTTTCCACAAGGAACCAATTACAGATGAACGATATTTGATGCTCTTGACaattcaaattcaaaaagatgaTATTTTAATCAACGCTTCGTACAAGATCAATTCTCATTACAGCAATTCCAAAGAGACCCCGACGTTATATATTTCCTCAGCCAAGAACACTGCTTTTGTCGTGAGTGGAAACTCTATTATTTTAATGGACCTCTTTAGTTCCATCGATAAGATTACAAGACTGGAGAGGAAATGGGAGGATGCTgtgaacttgaaaaatgagatatcaattcttggaacttcttccaagaattcAGGCCCCAGTGATGGTAACACTTTATATGTTTTGACAAAACAGTCTGGAATTCTGCAAATATGTAGGTTTTTGTCACATCTTTCAGACGAAACTGAAAATGACAATATCTTGGATGGTATGGAACTGATAAAGTCTCACATTGAGCAGGCTATATACTATGGCGGAATGCAAACAAATCCCCTTAATTTTGACAGCAACAAATTTCGGGACGGAAAGGAAGTCGAAAAGGCAATCATTGAGGTTGCCGATGAGATACTTCTGAACACTAGCGAGTATCTTCCACAATTTGCTCCAGTGCTAGTCGactacttgaaaaagaagggGGAAATAATGAACCGGCTGTGCCAATTAATTGCTGCCATCAAAGATATATCAGATCAAGTTAAACTCAAAGTGCTTTTTGACTATGAAAAACTCACTACTTTGACTAGTTTTTATCAGGAAGTCTCCCAGGATTCCAAACTCACAAAGTTACTCATCTCAGTTATAAACGATAAATATGGCATACAACCAGATGATGCTCTGAACAAATTTGTTCTTTACCATGCCAATGATGTCATTGACGTTATGAAAGCAGTGTTCAAGCAATGCCCTAATCAGACTATCTTGAAAGTGTTTGACCCTGTAGCATTATCgtttttgaatttggagAGTGAACTGAAGTACAGCTTATTCAAAGTATCTCGCTATTCATCTGAAATTACTTTGTCTCACccaatatttttgaaagagactGGATTACTCCTACTGATTGACAAGGCCCTCCAAGATCTTCCCACTTCCAAGGAATACCATGACTTACTGTTTGATGTGAGTCGTTTTCTGTATTATACTTTCAACGATTTAATTCTATGGAATAGAaatgaaaatcaaaaaagtaTTTCCGAAGCAATTCAATCCATTTTTGACCGAAAAAGAATAGTTAACTTGCTAATTTATTTGCGACAGCATTCGGATATTCTGGAAATGGctgaacagtttcaagatttcATAACCGTTCTAGACGTACTCGACGATCAAAGAGAGACTATCAACTCACAAATCAAGTGCGACCTTACGccagaaattgaaaggaAGCAGGCCGCACTGCTCCTAAAGTTTCACCACTTTTTTGAGACGTATGGTTTCCATTTTGCTAGCACGTTATATCAGTACTACATTGACAATCACAAGCCCAAGGTTGCTTTATTAGGATTCCCCGAGTTTGATCATTATTTAGAAcaattttttgaacaaaataGCGATCGTTTAGGAAAGTTAGCTTGGATCCGTGACCTGATTTACAAAGATTACTTTTCTGCCGCCCAAAGATTGGTTAATGAAGCAAGCGAAGATCAAGACGAACCAATGGCCCATAAAAAGCTGCAATTGAGTTTGGCAAAGCTTAGCATTCTGTCCATTGGTAACTCGACTAGCTTACTTGAGAATTTGCTGGAAAATATTGACATAAATCTCTCCCTGATCAATTTGCAGGAGATTTTAGCTGAAGAGTTATCAAAGTTAATcatctccaaaaaagacATTTCGAAATTCACTCAATCAGTACAACCATTAATGAAGCAATCATTAGAAAAGTCATTGGAACGTATGTTAGATAgaaaatctttgacaaTCTCCAGCTTGCTAGAAGTTTTAACATTGATCGATCCGGTAACAAACTCACTGGAGATGAACTGTTACCACGCATTCAAGGTTCTGGCGTTGCTTTACACGTCCAATAGTACAGTTCCATATTTCCTTAAGGAGTGTGAAAACCTTGTTTGGAAAAGGCTTTTACTCAAAGAGGACTGGTCTAAACTGTCCAACACTGAAAACAAATCAGAGTCGTACATTAGTGAACTATTGGAGAAATCCAGCTTTTCCCGCATAATCAAAAGGTTGGTCAACCACGGCTACATTAACACGAAGAACCCGACTGATTCTGTCATTAGAAGGCCATCAGCTGAGTTATTGGATAGTTTAACCAAAGAGTACACTCTCAATGAGATAAAAGTTCTTCGAAGTGGAAATGGAAGTGCCAATGAGTATGACTATGAAGATGATAGTgaggagaatgaaaaactgaacGCATTGAGAAAAGAGTACAACAATGAGAGCGCCGAATTGAAGGCACTTATTGAGGAATATGAGATTGCAGATTGGATAGAGACTGTCATGTTTAGTCAATAA
- a CDS encoding Cytochrome c1, component of the mitochondrial respiratory chain — protein MFNSFRSASKRAINSKLVTGAVATSALTASYVLYQDSQVAEAMTAAEHGLHPPEYGWSHNGMFDTFDHASIRRGFQVYREVCAACHSLDRVAWRNLVGVSHTTSEAKEMAEEFEYDDEPDDQGNPKKRPGKLADYIPGPYANEQAARAANQGALPPDLSLIVKARHGACDYIFSLLTGYPDEPPAGVQLPPGTNYNPYFPGGAIAMGRVLFDGLVEYEDGTEATTSQMAKDVTTFLNWAAEPEHDERKKMGLKAIIITSSLYLLAVWVKKFKWQPIKNRKIVWTPPRK, from the exons ATGTTTAACTCCTTCCGTTCGGCTTCCAAGCGTGCAATCAATAGT AAGCTTGTCACCGGAGCCGTAGCAACTTCAGCCTTAACTGCTTCATATGTCCTTTACCAGGACTCACAGGTTGCTGAGGCTATGACCGCTGCTGAGCACGGATTGCACCCTCCAGAGTACGGTTGGTCCCACAATGGTATGTTCGATACTTTCGACCATGCTTCCATCAGAAGAGGATTCCAAGTGTACAGAGAAGTCTGTGCGGCTTGTCACTCCCTAGACAGAGTTGCATGGAGAAATCTGGTTGGTGTGTCTCATACGACCTCCGAAGCTAAGGAAATGGCTGAAGAGTTTGAGTACGACGACGAGCCAGATGACCAGGGTAACCCCAAAAAGAGACCAGGTAAGCTGGCGGACTACATTCCGGGTCCATATGCTAATGAGCAGGCTGCTAGAGCCGCTAACCAAGGTGCCCTACCACCTGACTTGTCATTGATTGTTAAAGCTAGACACGGTGCATGTGACTACATTTTCTCTCTGCTAACTGGATACCCAGACGAACCTCCCGCAGGTGTCCAATTACCACCTGGAACTAACTACAACCCTTACTTCCCAGGAGGAGCTATTGCCATGGGAAGAGTTCTGTTTGATGGACTTGTTGAATACGAAGATGGTACTGAAGCTACCACTTCCCAGATGGCCAAGGATGTCACTACCTTCCTTAACTGGGCCGCTGAACCAGAACACGatgagagaaagaagatgggTCTGAAGGCCATCATTATCACATCCTCTCTGTACCTGTTGGCTGTTTGGGTCAAGAAGTTCAAATGGCAACCGATCAAGAATAGAAAGATTGTTTGGACCCCACCAAGAAAATAA
- a CDS encoding Subunit of the NuA4 histone acetyltransferase complex that acetylates histone H4 and H2A, giving the protein MNQLDHILKDSDLNDPQVLAKIVSIRNLASKYSKEIVAESQHLKDKLDNHQDYLNSDSLCMERLKQLKINEQNNTRASFEQFKKQFLKEHGLKRGDLHPNTLPVENRDAIKIHISLPKQNRKSINATKTKRKVQNGKQKSKVVKPSKKIIITPPALPSPIPAPSPPAEDVYCLCRGPGLGKMVACDNPGCKYEWFHYKCVNLTRAPEGKWFCPECSVVRLRKKKRRGKRW; this is encoded by the coding sequence ATGAACCAGCTAGATCATATACTGAAAGACTCGGACCTTAATGATCCCCAGGTGTTAGCAAAGATTGTAAGTATTCGAAATTTGGCAAGCAAATACTCAAAGGAGATTGTTGCAGAGTCCCAACATCTCAAGGATAAACTAGATAACCATCAAGACTACTTGAATAGTGATTCTCTCTGTATGGAGCGCTTGAAGCAGCTAAAAATCAACGAGCAGAATAACACACGAGCGTCatttgaacagttcaagaaacagtttttgaaagaacatGGGTTGAAAAGAGGGGATCTGCATCCTAATACCCTCCCTGTAGAGAATCGGGATGCCATTAAAATTCACATATCCCTCCCTAAACAAAATCGCAAATCAATAAATGCTACAAAAACTAAAAGAAAAGTGCAAAatggaaaacaaaagtCCAAAGTCGTCAAACCTTCTAAGAAAATTATTATAACCCCTCCAGCCCTCCCTTCACCAATACCAGCGCCCAGTCCACCCGCCGAGGACGTCTATTGCCTATGTAGAGGACCAGGTTTAGGAAAGATGGTTGCCTGTGACAATCCCGGTTGCAAGTATGAATGGTTTCATTACAAATGTGTGAACTTGACGAGGGCACCCGAGGGGAAGTGGTTTTGTCCAGAGTGCAGCGTTGTCCGATTACGCAAAAAGAAGAGACGAGGAAAACGATGGTGA
- a CDS encoding Glucosyl transferase, involved in N-linked glycosylation yields the protein MFDLISLHFFLHQQAIDTYYPILFFASSPFTKPSHMSGKRNFSLWNIWVASTLLKVLLYPAYHSTDFDVHRNWLAITNKLPLKEWYLENTSQWTLDYPPFFAYFEWLLSQFVPASVADDGCLDIVDVGNYGWPTVVFQRSTVILSEIVLFLALQKYINISAGKEKARSFVVASSIALSPGLLIVDHIHFQYNGMMFGILIFSLLAAKQKKYLQCGALFSVLLCFKHIFLYIAPAYFVFLLRVYCLDIHETSFKTPRSLLKSVRWSNLFKLGFTVITVFVIAFAPFAYYGVIPNLISRLFPFSRGLTHAYWAPNIWALYSFLDRVLVQLYLHVPGISSIISRYIGPESLVSRLKNSTASTKGLVGDVEFFIVPTITPKMSFILTLFYQILAVLPLLLFPTFKKFLGSITLCAFASFLFGWHVHEKAIMLVIIPFSFIAVSDRRLLYPFHTLVNAGYVSLFPLLFKSPEWLVKVLYTLVWCIIYFLSFNEVSKLSKSLSRRVFYMDRTNLIYILGLIPLTLTIGVLDVLSENFELLKRLEFLRLMMYSVYCALGIIGSWNGLSWIYFLDDTLNGDSSEVA from the coding sequence ATGTTTGATCTCATTTCTCTGCACTTTTTCTTACATCAGCAAGCGATCGATACCTATTATCcgattttgttttttgcTTCCAGTCCATTCACCAAGCCCTCCCATATGAGCGGGAAACGTAATTTTTCTCTATGGAATATCTGGGTAGCAAGCACCCTTCTCAAAGTGCTTCTATATCCGGCATACCATAGCACGGATTTTGACGTACATCGGAATTGGCTCGCAATCACAAACAAGTTACCGTTGAAGGAATGGTATCTGGAGAACACTAGCCAATGGACTCTGGATTACCCTCCATTCTTTGCTTATTTCGAATGGTTGTTGAGTCAGTTCGTTCCAGCATCTGTTGCTGACGACGGTTGTCTTGATATAGTTGATGTGGGCAACTACGGTTGGCCTACAGTagttttccaaagaagcacAGTGATTTTGAGCGAGATCGTACTCTTCTTAGCATTACAGAAATACATCAACATTTCCGCCGGCAAAGAAAAGGCTAGAAGCTTTGTTGTTGCTAGTTCAATTGCTCTTTCGCCAGGTCTTCTGATAGTGGATCATATCCACTTTCAGTACAATGGCATGATGTTTGGAATCCTAATTTTCTCTCTACTAGCAGCCaagcaaaaaaaatatcTACAATGTGGAGCACTGTTCAGTGTATTGCTATGTTTTAAACACATATTTCTTTATATAGCCCCGGCATATTTTGTGTTTTTGCTCAGAGTTTATTGTCTGGATATTCATGAGACCTCCTTCAAGACACCACGATCACTATTGAAGTCTGTGCGATGGTCCAATTTGTTTAAACTGGGATTCACAGTTATTACCGTATTTGTCATTGCATTTGCTCCCTTCGCCTATTACGGCGTGATTCCTAACCTAATCTCAAGACTGTTTCCGTTCTCAAGAGGGTTAACTCACGCTTATTGGGCTCCAAATATTTGGGCCCTATATTCTTTCCTGGATAGGGTGTTGGTTCAGTTATACCTGCATGTTCCAGGTATTTCCAGCATCATCTCAAGATACATTGGACCAGAAAGTCTCGTTTCAAGGCTGAAAAACTCTACAGCATCTACTAAGGGCTTAGTGGGAGATGTGGAATTTTTTATAGTTCCAACTATAACTCCCAAAATGTCGTTTATTCTAACTCTTTTCTATCAAATTTTGGCCGTACTACCTTTACTGCTCTTCCCGACgttcaagaaatttttAGGTTCCATTACATTGTGTGCATTTGCAAGTTTCTTATTTGGATGGCATGTACACGAGAAAGCCATCATGCTTGTCATTATACCATTTTCATTTATAGCCGTGAGTGATAGAAGGTTATTGTACCCTTTCCATACTTTAGTCAACGCAGGCTACGTGTCTTTGTTTCCACTATTATTCAAGTCTCCAGAATGGCTTGTAAAGGTCCTGTACACTTTGGTGTGGTGCATTATTTATTTCCTCTCCTTCAATGAGGTATCCAAGCTGTCAAAGTCATTATCTCGACGAGTCTTTTACATGGATAGAACAAATCTGATATATATTCTTGGACTGATCCCATTGACATTAACCATTGGTGTATTGGATGTGCTatctgaaaactttgaattATTGAAGAGACTTGAGTTTCTAAGGCTGATGATGTACAGCGTTTACTGTGCACTGGGAATAATCGGCAGTTGGAACGGATTAAGCTGGATCTATTTCTTGGATGATACACTGAATGGAGACTCGAGTGAGGTCGCATAG
- a CDS encoding General repressor of transcription, forms complex with Cyc8p encodes MSYNRPLPNTTSVANQQSRQRLEDLLQGIKKEFENLSSETSFYKLHQDEVEMKFTQQNRELQNIRNAVYELDVAHRKMKDAYEKEILRYKQELEKRDRLLQQQQQQQHQPQHQQPGLENRDSSAYNQQLPPPNLNAHQSGKLLPAQGGEQNFASSGSLPPLVAGSGTNANASKPETSPSQAPAPSFSAPPRQEPTAIAKTSPTVSSVPASAPEEQESKSTNNQEIKNLRAQHNKFLPSFLKDLDTYSVLPYKKQHAEYYVLYNPDLPKEIEVEMVHSLDHSSVVCCVRFSNDGKFLATGCNKLTQVFDVQTGELVARLSDDSSANANGTYDTDTGDLYIRSVCFSPDGKYLATGAEDKLIRIWDLSTRSIVKVLRGHEQDIYSLDFFPDGTRLVSGSGDRSVRIWNLVSSQCALTLSIEDGVTTVAVSPDGKLIAAGSLDRAVRVWDAEGGFLVERLDSENVGGNGHKDSVYSVTFTHDGKGIASGSLDSTVKLWSLDVNKTSSSKTKSSCEVTYVGHRDFVLSVCVTPDDKYILSGSKDRGVMIWHKETGDPLLMLQGHRNSVISVSVNQELEGKGGYFATGSGDCKARIWKWT; translated from the coding sequence ATGTCGTACAACAGACCATTGCCTAACACTACCAGTGTCGCCAATCAGCAATCCCGGCAGAGATTGGAGGATCTGCTTCAAGGCATCAAGAAGGAGTTTGAAAACTTATCCAGCGAAACCTCTTTTTACAAGTTGCACCAGGATGAAGTGGAAATGAAGTTTACACAGCAGAATAGAGAACTTCAAAACATTCGAAATGCTGTTTACGAACTTGATGTAGCTCACAGAAAGATGAAAGACGCCTATGAAAAGGAGATACTTCGTTATAAAcaagaattggagaaacgcgatcgtcttcttcagcaacaacagcaacaacaacatcagCCACAACACCAACAACCGGGTCTGGAAAATAGGGACTCCTCTGCTTATAACCAGCAGTTGCCACCTCCCAATTTGAACGCTCATCAGTCTGGAAAACTGCTTCCGGCTCAAGGGGGTGAACAAAACTTTGCAAGCAGTGGCTCGCTTCCACCATTAGTTGCAGGTTCAGGTACTAACGCCAATGCTTCAAAACCGGAGACATCACCCTCCCAGGCCCCGGCTCCATCATTCAGCGCTCCTCCCAGACAAGAGCCAACGGCCATTGCTAAAACTTCGCCTACAGTTTCTAGCGTACCAGCTTCAGCACCTGAGGAACAAGAATCCAAATCCACTAATAATCAGGAGATCAAGAACCTTAGAGCTCAGCACAATAAGTTTTTGCCCAGCTTCTTAAAGGATCTGGACACTTATTCTGTCCTTCCATACAAGAAACAACATGCTGAGTATTACGTGCTATACAACCCTGACTTACCGAAGGAGATAGAAGTCGAGATGGTACATTCTCTAGACCATTCGTCGGTAGTTTGTTGTGTTCGTTTCAGTAACGATGGAAAGTTTTTAGCCACTGGATGCAATAAACTGACCCAGGTGTTTGATGTTCAGACTGGTGAACTGGTGGCTAGACTGTCAGACGATTCCAGTGCCAACGCGAACGGTACTTATGACACAGATACTGGTGACTTGTATATTAGGTCTGTTTGTTTCTCACCTGATGGAAAATACCTTGCAACCGGTGCTGAAGACAAGTTAATTCGTATCTGGGATCTTTCTACCCGATCGATTGTCAAGGTTCTTAGAGGACATGAGCAAGATATCTACTCGCTTGACTTTTTCCCCGATGGAACTCGTCTGGTCTCTGGTTCGGGAGACAGATCTGTTAGAATCTGGAACCTGGTATCTTCGCAGTGTGCGTTGACTCTGTCGATCGAAGATGGAGTCACAACAGTTGCAGTATCCCCTGATGGAAAGTTAATTGCGGCTGGCTCACTTGACAGAGCAGTTAGGGTGTGGGATGCCGAGGGTGGATTCTTGGTGGAGCGTCTAGATTCCGAGAATGTTGGAGGAAATGGTCACAAGGACTCAGTCTACTCCGTAACCTTCACTCATGATGGTAAAGGTATTGCGTCTGGATCCTTGGATAGTACCGTGAAATTGTGGTCCCTAGATGTCAACAAAACCTCCTCAAGCAAAACCAAGTCCAGCTGTGAAGTTACTTATGTCGGACATAGAGACTTTGTTTTGAGTGTATGCGTCACCCCAGATGACAAGTACATTCTTTCTGGCTCAAAAGACAGAGGGGTTATGATCTGGCACAAGGAGACCGGTGATCCACTGTTAATGCTGCAGGGCCACCGTAACTCAGTAATTTCTGTAAGTGTCAATCAGGAACTGGAAGGCAAAGGAGGATACTTTGCAACCGGTTCCGGTGATTGCAAAGCCAGAATCTGGAAGTGGACTTGA
- a CDS encoding Putative nicotinamide N-methyltransferase — translation MGHNLTASQMDLDLENIFQEPESFRPEPPKESFVDYERVDNKGIINLRLVGASPLWGHLLWNAGKYTANYLDQHPELYRDKNVLELGAAAALPSLICGLNGAAKVVSTDYPDPDLLYNIQYNVDHCASKKNIVVKGYIWGNDYEELQKEVNGEKFDLIILSDVVFNHTEHLKLLRTTKDLLAKDGRCFVVFSPHRPHLLDQDLKFFDIAEEQFQFKVDRHELVNWKPMFEEDEETVEIRSRIYSYFLTL, via the coding sequence ATGGGACACAACCTCACTGCATCCCAAATGGATCTAGACCTGGAGAACATCTTTCAGGAACCTGAAAGTTTTCGTCCTGAACCTCCCAAGGAAAGCTTTGTGGATTATGAAAGGGTTGATAATAAGGGCATAATCAATCTACGGTTAGTGGGAGCTTCACCTTTATGGGGTCATCTGCTGTGGAATGCAGGCAAGTATACTGCCAACTATCTGGACCAGCATCCAGAGCTTTATCGGGACAAGAATGTTCTGGAGCTTGGAGCAGCGGCAGCGTTACCTTCATTAATCTGCGGATTGAATGGTGCTGCCAAAGTTGTTTCTACAGATTATCCGGATCCTGATCTTTTGTACAATATTCAGTATAATGTCGATCACTGCgcttccaaaaagaacatAGTAGTAAAGGGATATATTTGGGGGAACGACTACGAAGAGCTGCAAAAAGAAGTAAATGGTGAGAAGTTTGATCTTATCATTTTAAGTGAtgttgttttcaatcaTACAGAGCATCTAAAGTTATTAAGAACTACCAAAGATCTTCTAGCAAAAGATGGTCGCTGCTTTGTTGTGTTCTCTCCTCATAGGCCACACTTACTTGATCAAGATTTAAAATTCTTCGACATTGCTGAAGAGCAATTTCAGTTTAAAGTGGATCGGCACGAACTGGTCAACTGGAAGCCTatgtttgaagaagatgaggaaaCGGTAGAAATCAGATCCAGAATATATTCATATTTTTTGACACTATAA